In Bradyrhizobium sp. 195, the sequence GAGGCGCTCAGCCGCGCTGCCGCCGACAAGCCCGACCTGATCGTGCTCGACATCGGCATGCCTGAGTTCGATGGCCTCGACGTCTGCCGCGAGATTCGCAAGACTTCCGACGTGCCGATCCTGTTCCTGTCGGCGCGTGACGAGGAAATCGACCGCATCCTCGGCCTCGAGATCGGCGGCGACGACTACGTGACAAAGCCGTTTAGCCCGCGCGAACTGGTGGCGCGGGTCAATGTCATCCTGCGCCGGCTCAGTCCGCGCAATGGCGAGATCAAGGCTGGTCCCACCGCGCTTGCCCAGGGCGGTCTCCTGATCGATCCCGAGCAACATGTCGCGTCCTTTGCCGGCACGCCGCTGAAACTGACCGCGATCGAGTTCGGCATTTTGCGCGCGTTCCTGACCCGGCCAACTTCGGTGTTCAACCGCGAACAGCTGATGCGGGCGGCCTATCAGCTCAACATCCAGGTCTCCGACCGCACCATCGACAGCCACATCCGCAACATCCGCGCCAAGCTGGCGGCGCTGAATTGCGAGAATGTCATCGAGACCATCCACGGCGTCGGCTTCAAGCTTGGCCGCTGCGAGAAAGCGGCATGAGCGCGGCGCCCGATAAATGGCGGCCATCCCTGGGGCTCGTGATCTTCACGGTGCTGGCGACCGTCGCCGTACTGCCGCTGGTCGGCCTGTTCTTCTTCCGCCTCTACGACAACCAGCTCATCCGCCAGACCCAGGCAGAGCTGATCGCGCAAAGCCGCGTGCTGGCGACGATCTATGCGCAGGAGGTCACGACGAGGCTCGACAGCGGGCTCACGCTCGGCGCCGAGGTGCCGCCGGGCGTGCTGCCCGACCCCGGGGACCAGGTCACCCCGATCCGGCCCGCGCTCGATCTCACCGCCAACGACCTGCTGAGGCGGCGTCCGGATGCGCAAGCCGCGCCCCGGCCCGCGCAGCCCGCCTATGTCGAGATCGGCGCAAAACTGACCCCGATCATCCGCGAGACCCAGAAGGTGACGCTGGCGGGCTTTCGTATCCTCGATCCGCAAGGCGTCGTCATCGCCGGCCGGCAGGAGGTCGGGCAGTCGCTCGCCCATATCGAGGAGGTGGCGGACGCGCTGCACGGGCAATACCGCGCCACCTTGCGCAACCGTGTACCGGACAAGCCGCCGCCGCCGATCTACTCCTTCAGCCGCGGCCTCGGCGTACACGTGTTCTCGGCGATGCCCGTCATCGTCAACAACCGCGTCGCGGGCGTGATCTATACCACGCGAACGCCTAGCAACATTTTCGATCATCTCTACCAGGAGCGAGCCAAGTTCGTGCTGGCCGGCCTCGCCGTCATCCTCGGCACGATCGCGATCGGCCTCGTGTTCTCCCGCACCATCACCCTGCCGATGCGCGAGCTGATCGACCGCGCCGCGCGAATCGGCCGCGGCGATCGCGAGGCATTTCAGCCGCTCCGGCATTACGGCACGCGCGAGTTCGCCCAGCTCTCGCACAGCTTCCTCGGCATGGCCGAGCAGCTGGCGCGGCGCTCCGACTATATCGCGACGTTCTCGGCCCACCTCACCCACGAGCTGAAATCGCCGCTGACCTCGATCAAGGGCGCGGCCGAGCTGTTGCAGGACTCGGTTCAAGGTAAATCCGAGGGCCTGACGCCGGCCGAGCAGAACACGTTCATCGCCAACATCCTGTCCGACACGCAGCGGCTGGAGGCGATGGCGCAGCGGCTGCGCGAGCTGGCCCGTGCCGAAAGCCTGCCGCAGAACGAGCGCACCGAGCTCGCACCCGTGATCGCCGACCTGAGGAGCCTCTTTCCGGCAAGCGACATCTCGGCCAGCGGCAGCCTCGACCGCCCCATCGGCATGTCCGGCGAAAAGGCGCTGATCGTGCTGTCGCATCTCGCCGACAACGCGATGCGGCACAAGGCGAGGTCAATCAGGCTGGAGGCGGCCTTCGAGCGCACGACCGTGCGTCTGACGGTGAGCAATGACGGCGAGCCGATCTCGGCGCCGAACCGCGACAGAATTTTCGACGCGTTCTTCACCACCCGCCGCGACCAGGGCGGCACCGGGATGGGGCTTGCGATCGCGCGTGCGGTGATGGCGAGCCATGGCGGCTCGATCAAGCTGAAGCCGACCGAGGCGGGCGCCGCCTTCGAGCTCCAATTCCCTGTAGCCTAGATCGCGAACACCCAGGCGGCAACGATGGTGCCGATGGTGACCAATCCCGCGATGGTCCAGCCGGCGGCATATTCCAGCTCGGGATGACCGGTCGCCCGCATGATCTCTGCCGGATCGGCGGTATGCTTCTCTGCCATGACAGCCTCGCACGTTTCTTCCCGCGTCATATGTAAGTCGCATCAGCCGCCATTAGGTTCCATCACGGACACGCGAGGAATGACGCAACTAGGTTTGTTCGCCGAACCGCAAGCCGGCCCTTCCGGGCTTTGCCATGCGGGCAATTTTATCGATGCCGCCCTCGAGCAGGCCTTGATCGGCCGCATCGCAGCATTGCCGCTCCAGCGCTTCCAGTTCGGCGCCTTCGAGGGCAATCGCCGGGTGGCCTCGTTCGGCTATCGCTACGACTATTCGCTGCAGCGGCTGGCCGAGGCGGAGCCGATCCCGGACTGGGTGGCGCCGGTCGCGCGCCAGGTCGAGCAATGGGCGGGGCTGCCGGAGGCTACCGTCCGCCAGGTGCTCTGCACCGAATATGAGGTCGGCGTCGGCATCGGCTGGCACCGCGACAAGCCTCATTTTGACAAAGTCCTCGGCCTCTCGCTCGGCGCGGCCTGCAAGTTCCGCTTCCGCCGCCGGAGCGGCGACAAATGGCAGCGCCACACGCTCGAGGCTCTGCCGCGCTCGCTTTACCTGATGGACGGCGAGGCGCGTTCGCAATGGGAGCACAGCATCCCGCCGGTCGAGGCACGCCGTTACTCCATCACGTTCCGGACGATGAAGCGGGCCTGACCGGTCGTCCAAACAAAAACCGCGAAAACAACCCCATGCACAGTAGAACGCCGTGTCGGGCTCAAGCCTTGGCGGCGCCGCACAACGGCTTGACGGATCGAGACAAAACGGCGGCGCCGCGCGGGTCGTCCCGGGACCCGCGAACGTGCGTTCAAACGCGGCCACATGCCAAGCCGGACGCCCGTTCCGCGGCGGCGTGCCGGCCAAGGGTGCCGCGAATTCGCCTCAAGGCCAGCTGAGTAATGAGGCGAATTGAAAAGACAGGCCATATCTGCGAGCCAATATGAGACCCGCAAAGCCGGCATCACCATGAAGAACTATCTGACATTTTTCCTGCTTCTGACCATGACCACGGCCTCCGCGCACGGACCTTTGCCGGCGCGGCTCTCGCCGTCGTCCGATCTCGTGCAAGTGGGCCTGACCGATTCCGACACCACGGCCGGCGGCACCGCGCGGCTGTGTGAGCAGGTTACCTTCTCGCGGGGCCTGCGCTACGGCGAGAGCGAAGCCAACGTGCTTGATGTCGCCGTCAGCGCGACCAAGGCGGATACGCCGCGGCCGGTGCTGCTGTTCGTGGTCGGCGACACTTTTGCCGGCGACCGCGCCGCGCCGGAACTGTCGCGCCAGATCCAGGACCAGGCCATGTGCTTTGCCGCCCGCAACGACATGATCGGGGTGCGCGTCAATTATCGCCTGGCCCCTTCGGCGACCTGGCCGATGGGGGCGACCGACGTGGCGGCGGCGCTGTCCTGGGTTCACGGCAATATCGACCTGTTCAACGGCGACGCCCGCGAGATCGTCGCGGTCGGTTACGGCGCCGGCGCCTTTCACGTTGCAACCCTGCTGGCGCATCCCGAGCTCCAGGCCGACCGCGCCGATGTCGCCGCCGTCGTGCTGGTGTCCGGCGTCTACCGCGCCGGCAAGGATGCCAGCGACAGCGAGAAGGCCTATCTCGGCAGCGACGCCAGCCAGTACAACAAGCGCTCGGTCTTCCCCGGCATCCTCAACGTCGATGTGCCGATCGTGTTGGCATGGGCGGCGGACGATTCCCCTGCCCTCGTGACGCAGGGCGAGACCCTGAAGAAGACGCTTTGCGGTGCCGGTCATTGTCCGCGCAGCGCGCTGCTGCGCAGCCGCGACGGCATCGCCGCGGCGTTCGGCCTCGACGGCTCCGGCGACAGCCTCGCCGAGCCGACGCTGCTGCTGGTGCATCAGCTGGAAGCGCGGGGGCTGCCGTAGCGAGGCGCTGCTCCGTTGTCGACCACTCACACCATTTGCTGGGCAACCCCTCTCCCCCCGCCCTCCCTCACAAGGCCCCACAAGGGGGGAGGGAGCGCAGCGGAGTGCGCGGTTACACTGCGGCTCATCGAAAGCACCCTGGTGAATCGAGTCATCGGCCACGCGCAGGTGTGTTCCCTCCCCCTTATGGGCGAGGGTTTGGGAGGGAGTGCCACACGAGGACTCTCTCGATCGGAAAATCTCAGCACTCCTGCCATTTCGTTCGAGCCTCGCTGCATTGAAAGCGAACCGCAAGCCACACGATCGCCAAACGCTTGACGTAGATCAACTCACCTAGGTGCGGAATGAGCCGACTTCGTTGGGGGCCAACGACAAGGTGTCGAGCATGCGCGTCACCGGCAGAGTGCTGTTCGTTTTGATCGCCGCTATCGCGTCGCTCGGCGCGATGTCCGAGCAACGCCCAGACCAACCCACGAGCGACAAGGAAATCCGCATCGGCAATGTCATGCCGTATTCGGGGCTGCTCTCTGAATTCGGCGCGATCGGACAGGCGGAAGCTGCTTATTTCGACATGATCAACGCGCGTGGCGGCATCAACGGCCGCAAGGTCCGCTTCATCACGCGCGACGACAATTCCGATCCGGCTTCCGCGCTGGAGCTGACGCGCAACCTGGTCGAGAAGGACGACGTGCACCTGATGTTCGGATCGTTCGGCACCCCCGGCAATCTCGCCACGCGCGGGTATCTGAACGAGAAGAAGATTCCTCAGCTGTTCGTGGTCTCCGGCGACGAGGAGCTGAGCCGGGCAAGCGCATTTCCCTGGACCATGGGCTGGCAGCCATCATTCCGATCGGAGGGGCGGATCTACGCCAACTACATCCAGGCCTATTACCCCAGGAAGAAAATCGTCGTGCTTTGGCAGAACGACCAGTTCGGACGCATGCTCTACAAGGGCATTCAGGAAGGGCTTGGCGACCTGAACCGTCATGTCCTCGTCGACATCGCCTTCGACATCAACGACGAGCATCTCGACGGGCACGTCTCGATCCTCAAGCGCGCGGGCGCCGACATCTTCGTCTTTCTCGGCGTGCCCTCGACGGCAGCCAAGGTGATCAAGCTGGCGGCGTCAATGAATTGGCATCCGGTGTTCATCGTCAACGATGCCTCCGCCTCGATCGCCAATGCGATGGCGCCGGCGGGCCTGGAGAACTCGGCCGGCGTGATCTCGGCAGCTTTTCTGAAGGATCCGAGCGATCCCGCCTGGAAGGACGATTCCGCCATGAAGGACTGGTTCGGCTTCATGGACAAGTACCATCAGGTCGAAAGCACGAACAACAGCGCCGCGCTCTATGGCTACGCGGCGGCCGAGGCGCTGAC encodes:
- a CDS encoding response regulator, yielding MAHRILIVDDEGHIREVIRVALKKAGMDVIEARDGREALSRAAADKPDLIVLDIGMPEFDGLDVCREIRKTSDVPILFLSARDEEIDRILGLEIGGDDYVTKPFSPRELVARVNVILRRLSPRNGEIKAGPTALAQGGLLIDPEQHVASFAGTPLKLTAIEFGILRAFLTRPTSVFNREQLMRAAYQLNIQVSDRTIDSHIRNIRAKLAALNCENVIETIHGVGFKLGRCEKAA
- a CDS encoding ATP-binding protein; its protein translation is MSAAPDKWRPSLGLVIFTVLATVAVLPLVGLFFFRLYDNQLIRQTQAELIAQSRVLATIYAQEVTTRLDSGLTLGAEVPPGVLPDPGDQVTPIRPALDLTANDLLRRRPDAQAAPRPAQPAYVEIGAKLTPIIRETQKVTLAGFRILDPQGVVIAGRQEVGQSLAHIEEVADALHGQYRATLRNRVPDKPPPPIYSFSRGLGVHVFSAMPVIVNNRVAGVIYTTRTPSNIFDHLYQERAKFVLAGLAVILGTIAIGLVFSRTITLPMRELIDRAARIGRGDREAFQPLRHYGTREFAQLSHSFLGMAEQLARRSDYIATFSAHLTHELKSPLTSIKGAAELLQDSVQGKSEGLTPAEQNTFIANILSDTQRLEAMAQRLRELARAESLPQNERTELAPVIADLRSLFPASDISASGSLDRPIGMSGEKALIVLSHLADNAMRHKARSIRLEAAFERTTVRLTVSNDGEPISAPNRDRIFDAFFTTRRDQGGTGMGLAIARAVMASHGGSIKLKPTEAGAAFELQFPVA
- a CDS encoding alpha-ketoglutarate-dependent dioxygenase AlkB, with protein sequence MTQLGLFAEPQAGPSGLCHAGNFIDAALEQALIGRIAALPLQRFQFGAFEGNRRVASFGYRYDYSLQRLAEAEPIPDWVAPVARQVEQWAGLPEATVRQVLCTEYEVGVGIGWHRDKPHFDKVLGLSLGAACKFRFRRRSGDKWQRHTLEALPRSLYLMDGEARSQWEHSIPPVEARRYSITFRTMKRA
- a CDS encoding alpha/beta hydrolase, whose protein sequence is MKNYLTFFLLLTMTTASAHGPLPARLSPSSDLVQVGLTDSDTTAGGTARLCEQVTFSRGLRYGESEANVLDVAVSATKADTPRPVLLFVVGDTFAGDRAAPELSRQIQDQAMCFAARNDMIGVRVNYRLAPSATWPMGATDVAAALSWVHGNIDLFNGDAREIVAVGYGAGAFHVATLLAHPELQADRADVAAVVLVSGVYRAGKDASDSEKAYLGSDASQYNKRSVFPGILNVDVPIVLAWAADDSPALVTQGETLKKTLCGAGHCPRSALLRSRDGIAAAFGLDGSGDSLAEPTLLLVHQLEARGLP
- a CDS encoding ABC transporter substrate-binding protein, with the protein product MRVTGRVLFVLIAAIASLGAMSEQRPDQPTSDKEIRIGNVMPYSGLLSEFGAIGQAEAAYFDMINARGGINGRKVRFITRDDNSDPASALELTRNLVEKDDVHLMFGSFGTPGNLATRGYLNEKKIPQLFVVSGDEELSRASAFPWTMGWQPSFRSEGRIYANYIQAYYPRKKIVVLWQNDQFGRMLYKGIQEGLGDLNRHVLVDIAFDINDEHLDGHVSILKRAGADIFVFLGVPSTAAKVIKLAASMNWHPVFIVNDASASIANAMAPAGLENSAGVISAAFLKDPSDPAWKDDSAMKDWFGFMDKYHQVESTNNSAALYGYAAAEALTQVLKQCGDDVSRENIMRQATSLRSYQPSVALPDIRMNTSPSSYLPIKQMRLVQFDGRSWQPFGEVIETAFTEGAAR